In Planktothrix serta PCC 8927, a single window of DNA contains:
- a CDS encoding 4'-phosphopantetheinyl transferase family protein, translating to MDSDLLTSLSSESVDVWQTNLKRSLQQIQFYQTILSPDEQKRAQRFKFEKDQQAFIIARGTLRMILSQYLSLSPEQIKFKYTSKGKPSLDQDPLPLHFNLSHAYGKAIYAIALDKNIGVDIEYLRKIEVLSLAKRFFCDSEYQWLNSLSLEEQYTAFFKLWTCKEAYLKATGEGLVGLQDIEIKTPLSSSWKILQISQNSEIGENWTLQTIETAENYVATLALEGINYQFNTWQWIDEE from the coding sequence ATGGATAGCGATTTATTAACAAGTTTATCGTCTGAGAGTGTTGATGTTTGGCAAACTAATTTGAAGCGATCGCTTCAACAAATTCAATTTTATCAAACGATTCTTTCTCCCGATGAACAAAAACGGGCGCAACGCTTTAAATTTGAAAAAGATCAACAGGCATTTATAATTGCACGGGGAACCTTAAGAATGATTCTCAGTCAGTATTTAAGTCTTTCTCCAGAACAGATTAAATTTAAGTATACTTCTAAAGGAAAACCCAGTTTAGATCAAGATCCGTTACCGCTACACTTTAATTTATCTCATGCTTATGGAAAAGCTATTTATGCGATCGCCCTTGATAAAAATATCGGCGTAGATATTGAATATCTGCGTAAAATCGAAGTCCTCTCTTTAGCTAAACGGTTTTTTTGTGATTCTGAATATCAATGGTTAAATTCCCTATCTTTAGAAGAACAATATACTGCTTTTTTTAAACTTTGGACGTGCAAAGAAGCCTATTTAAAAGCAACGGGAGAAGGCTTAGTGGGGTTACAGGATATTGAAATTAAAACGCCTTTGAGTTCATCCTGGAAAATTTTGCAGATTTCTCAAAATTCAGAAATTGGTGAAAATTGGACGTTACAAACAATTGAAACCGCAGAAAACTATGTAGCAACCTTAGCCCTTGAGGGAATAAATTATCAGTTTAATACTTGGCAATGGATAGATGAAGAATGA
- the gatB gene encoding Asp-tRNA(Asn)/Glu-tRNA(Gln) amidotransferase subunit GatB translates to MAATAPVKTEYEAIIGLETHCQLSTETKIFSNSSTKFGADPNMNIDPICMGLPGVLPVLNEKVLEYAVKAGLAINCEIASYSKFDRKQYFYPDLPKNYQISQYDLPIATKGFLEIEIVNEDGSSFRKTIGITRLHIEEDAGKLVHGGSDRLSGSTYSMVDYNRAGIALVEIVSEPDIRSGQEAAEYAQELRRIMRYLGVSDGNMQEGSLRCDVNISVRPFGQKEFGTKVEIKNMNSFSAIQRAIDHEIERQIAAIEAGEKIVQETRLWEEGSQRTISMRIKEGSSDYRYFPEPDLPPIEVSVEQLKTWRSQLPELPAAKRHRYESELGLSAYDTRVLTDDHPISEYFEATIAAGANIKQAVNWIMGDITAYLKTEKCSVTEIALKPEGLAELIALIEAGTISGKIAKDLLPELLAQGGSPKALVESKGLIQLSDPKALEEIIDQVLIENPKELEQYHAGKTKLQGFFVGQIMKKTGGRADPKLTNQLLGEKLKK, encoded by the coding sequence ATGGCTGCTACTGCACCTGTTAAAACGGAGTACGAAGCGATTATTGGGTTAGAAACCCATTGTCAACTGAGTACGGAAACGAAGATTTTCTCCAATTCTTCCACGAAATTTGGGGCTGATCCCAATATGAATATTGACCCTATTTGTATGGGATTACCCGGTGTCCTACCTGTATTAAATGAAAAAGTCTTAGAATATGCCGTCAAAGCCGGGTTAGCCATCAATTGTGAAATTGCCTCCTACAGTAAATTTGATCGCAAACAATATTTTTATCCAGATTTACCCAAAAATTATCAAATTTCTCAATATGATTTACCCATTGCAACAAAGGGATTTTTAGAGATTGAAATTGTCAATGAAGATGGCAGTTCATTTCGCAAAACTATCGGAATTACTCGCTTACATATTGAGGAAGATGCGGGTAAATTAGTACATGGAGGGAGCGATCGCCTTTCCGGTTCAACCTATTCAATGGTTGATTATAATCGGGCGGGTATTGCTTTAGTTGAAATTGTGTCTGAACCGGATATCCGTTCAGGACAAGAAGCCGCCGAATACGCCCAAGAATTGCGTCGAATTATGCGTTATTTAGGCGTGAGTGATGGTAATATGCAGGAAGGTTCCTTGCGGTGTGATGTCAATATTTCGGTGCGTCCTTTCGGTCAAAAAGAGTTCGGAACGAAAGTTGAAATTAAAAATATGAACTCTTTTAGTGCTATTCAACGGGCGATTGATCATGAAATAGAACGGCAAATTGCGGCCATAGAAGCGGGGGAAAAAATTGTTCAAGAAACTCGCTTATGGGAAGAAGGAAGTCAACGAACAATTAGTATGCGGATCAAGGAAGGATCAAGTGATTATCGCTATTTTCCCGAACCCGATCTTCCTCCCATTGAAGTGTCTGTTGAACAGTTAAAAACCTGGAGATCTCAATTACCCGAACTCCCGGCCGCCAAACGCCACCGCTATGAATCAGAATTAGGATTATCCGCCTATGATACCCGTGTGTTAACGGATGATCATCCGATTTCTGAATATTTTGAAGCCACAATTGCTGCTGGTGCTAATATTAAACAAGCGGTAAACTGGATTATGGGTGATATTACAGCCTATCTGAAAACTGAAAAATGTAGTGTTACCGAAATCGCCCTGAAACCCGAAGGGTTAGCAGAGTTAATTGCTTTAATTGAAGCGGGAACTATTAGCGGTAAAATTGCTAAGGATTTATTACCTGAACTCTTAGCACAAGGCGGATCTCCTAAAGCCTTAGTTGAATCAAAAGGATTAATCCAATTATCCGATCCTAAAGCCTTAGAAGAAATTATTGATCAAGTTTTAATTGAAAATCCTAAAGAACTTGAACAATATCACGCCGGGAAAACCAAACTTCAAGGGTTCTTTGTGGGTCAAATTATGAAGAAAACTGGGGGACGGGCTGACCCTAAACTCACGAATCAACTGTTAGGGGAAAAACTGAAAAAATAA
- a CDS encoding PAS domain-containing sensor histidine kinase, whose protein sequence is MISQKLVAMASEMPSGWQPKLMGLYLLSDSLITLTCFLISISLIYWVRQHQNLSDSRVFILLSAFIFACGLQPLMDIFTLGYPMYWLSAGLKTITAVLSLFTSYTLISLLPKLLQLPPFPELEKINQTLKISLQHYQDLMQACPVGLFETDVTGHCLYINDYGCRITGRPPSDALNWGWVDGIYPDDRARLIQEWSSAIQNQQSFSLEYRLNSLDQSGIWVLGQAVPVKDSGGKMTGYIGTITDINDRKKVEEDLQQSQQMLQLIMNTIPQGIFWKDRNSVYLGCNLQVALDAGFKSPEALIGKTDYDLPFSLAEVENYRKIDQEVMAANTPRYRIIETLLNANGKQCWIETNKIPLHDLEGKVVGILGTYEDVTERKLAEELLAESELRFRQLAQQEKLINHLANQIRNSLDLKTILETTVLQVWELMKVDRCYFCWYRREEMNFNSRDKNQSQSYLNPAYWEIVTEAKDPTLPNIIGRYSLEEVGIWSEKYLHLKMGRIDHIDQLSDSQRKSFLLKFGLVSVLSLPIQTQMGEIGVLVCGNHQQPRCWSDSEVELLQAVTAQVAIAINQAQLYNQTREAAVLARSQTLELETTLNKLQQTQAHLIQTEKMSSLGQLVAGVAHEINNPINFIYGNVTYATQYLEDLLNLVALYQRYYPQPVSPIQEMTEIVDLEFLQRDFPKLLSSMKLGASRIQQIVLSLRNFSRLDESSVKQVNLHEGLENTLLILQNRLSEAGGQQTIQVIKHYGNLPLVECYAGQINQVFMNLLTNAIDAVQEKILEGDEQVYSDLNPQDLVLFSEDNSLNSWQPTITITTEVIQDERVLIRIADNGMGMTEAVKNKLFDPFFTTKPVGKGTGLGLAISYQIVVERHQGQLKCSSEAREGSEFIVEIPIQ, encoded by the coding sequence ATGATTTCACAAAAACTGGTTGCGATGGCTTCAGAAATGCCTTCTGGTTGGCAACCTAAATTAATGGGGCTTTATCTGCTCTCAGATTCGTTAATTACACTGACTTGTTTTTTAATTTCTATCTCATTAATTTACTGGGTTCGCCAACATCAAAATTTATCCGATTCCCGTGTTTTTATTCTATTAAGTGCGTTTATTTTTGCCTGTGGACTCCAGCCATTAATGGATATTTTTACCCTGGGATATCCAATGTATTGGCTATCAGCAGGATTGAAAACTATCACGGCTGTCCTTTCGCTTTTTACATCCTATACCCTAATTTCTTTACTGCCTAAACTGTTACAACTTCCCCCTTTCCCAGAACTTGAAAAAATCAACCAAACCTTAAAAATCAGCCTGCAACATTATCAAGATTTAATGCAAGCTTGTCCAGTGGGTTTGTTTGAAACCGATGTCACGGGACATTGTTTATATATTAATGACTATGGATGTCGAATTACAGGACGGCCACCCTCGGATGCTTTAAATTGGGGTTGGGTTGATGGCATTTATCCTGATGATCGAGCACGGTTAATTCAAGAATGGTCAAGTGCGATTCAAAATCAACAATCTTTTTCTTTAGAATATCGTTTAAACTCATTAGATCAAAGCGGAATTTGGGTATTAGGTCAAGCTGTTCCCGTGAAAGATTCCGGCGGGAAAATGACGGGATATATTGGCACAATTACGGATATTAATGATCGCAAAAAAGTAGAGGAAGATCTTCAACAATCCCAACAAATGCTGCAATTAATTATGAATACGATCCCCCAAGGTATTTTTTGGAAAGATCGCAATTCCGTATATCTAGGGTGTAATTTACAGGTGGCTTTAGATGCGGGGTTTAAATCTCCTGAAGCGTTAATTGGCAAAACAGATTACGATTTACCTTTCAGTTTAGCTGAAGTTGAAAATTATCGAAAAATTGATCAAGAAGTGATGGCAGCGAATACCCCTCGTTATCGAATTATAGAAACTCTATTGAATGCGAATGGTAAACAATGTTGGATAGAAACGAATAAGATTCCCCTGCATGATTTAGAGGGGAAGGTCGTGGGAATTTTAGGAACTTATGAAGATGTTACCGAACGAAAATTAGCCGAAGAATTATTAGCAGAATCTGAACTTCGGTTTCGACAACTCGCCCAACAGGAAAAACTGATTAATCATTTAGCTAACCAAATTCGCAATTCCTTAGATTTGAAAACAATTTTAGAAACAACGGTTTTGCAAGTTTGGGAATTAATGAAGGTTGATCGCTGCTATTTTTGTTGGTATCGTCGAGAAGAAATGAATTTTAATTCAAGAGATAAAAATCAATCTCAATCTTATTTGAATCCCGCTTATTGGGAAATTGTAACGGAAGCGAAAGATCCCACTCTTCCCAATATTATTGGTCGATATTCTTTAGAGGAAGTGGGGATTTGGTCTGAAAAATATTTGCATTTAAAAATGGGACGAATTGATCATATTGATCAGCTTTCTGATTCTCAAAGAAAGTCATTTTTACTCAAATTTGGATTAGTGTCTGTGCTGTCTCTCCCGATCCAAACCCAAATGGGAGAAATTGGGGTTTTAGTCTGCGGAAATCATCAGCAACCCCGATGCTGGAGTGATTCAGAAGTGGAATTATTACAGGCGGTGACGGCGCAAGTGGCGATCGCAATTAACCAAGCCCAACTCTATAATCAAACCCGTGAAGCCGCCGTATTAGCGAGATCTCAAACTTTAGAATTAGAAACGACTTTAAACAAATTACAACAAACTCAAGCCCATTTAATTCAAACCGAAAAAATGTCTTCTTTAGGTCAATTAGTGGCTGGAGTCGCCCATGAAATTAATAATCCGATTAATTTTATTTACGGAAATGTTACTTACGCGACTCAATATCTGGAGGATTTATTAAATTTAGTAGCGTTGTATCAACGGTATTATCCTCAACCTGTTTCACCTATTCAAGAAATGACTGAAATCGTTGATTTAGAATTCTTACAACGGGATTTTCCTAAACTATTAAGTTCGATGAAATTGGGTGCAAGTCGAATTCAACAAATTGTTTTATCGTTAAGAAATTTTTCTCGTTTAGATGAATCATCGGTGAAACAAGTAAATTTACATGAGGGTTTAGAAAATACATTATTAATTCTCCAAAATCGCTTATCAGAAGCGGGAGGACAACAAACGATTCAAGTCATTAAACACTATGGAAATCTCCCCTTAGTTGAATGTTATGCGGGTCAAATTAACCAAGTGTTTATGAATTTACTCACCAATGCTATTGATGCAGTTCAGGAAAAAATATTAGAAGGGGATGAACAAGTTTATTCTGATCTAAATCCACAGGATTTGGTGTTGTTTTCAGAGGATAATTCCTTAAATTCTTGGCAACCTACGATCACAATTACGACAGAAGTAATTCAGGATGAGAGAGTTTTGATTCGCATTGCTGATAATGGGATGGGGATGACAGAAGCCGTTAAAAATAAATTATTTGATCCCTTCTTTACAACAAAACCAGTCGGGAAAGGAACAGGTTTAGGATTAGCAATTAGTTATCAAATTGTTGTGGAAAGACATCAGGGTCAGTTAAAGTGTTCATCTGAAGCTAGGGAAGGCTCGGAGTTTATCGTTGAGATTCCAATTCAATAG
- the egtD gene encoding L-histidine N(alpha)-methyltransferase, translating to MIISNSSLVSSDEFIQVNPRLKIETFREKCPVAAGEDVIKGLTQTPKTLPSKYFYDDHGSLLFEKICALPEYYVTRTETKILQNYASEIAHLTGPCEIVELGSGSSTKTRILLDAYQELGHPLHYLPIDISGGILEQSAYSLLEDYPTLHIHGIVSTYETALKHLNASPLPARMIGFIGSTLGNLKPDECHIFFSHIVEALQPGDYFLLGADLHKPKSILEPAYDDSQGITAQFNLNMLRHLNHLFEGDFNLQQFEHLAFYNETDHKIEMHLKSLRSQTVELKKLNLTLEFTAGETIHTEISRKFEIQQIQQELLDFGLVSLHTWTDENQWLGLMLCQLQADS from the coding sequence ATGATAATTTCCAATTCTTCCCTCGTATCATCAGACGAGTTTATCCAGGTTAACCCTCGCTTAAAGATTGAAACCTTTCGAGAAAAATGCCCGGTTGCGGCTGGAGAGGATGTGATCAAAGGGCTAACTCAAACACCCAAAACTTTACCGTCTAAATATTTTTATGATGATCACGGATCATTATTGTTTGAAAAAATTTGTGCGTTACCCGAATATTATGTAACCCGCACAGAAACTAAAATTTTACAAAATTATGCCTCCGAAATTGCTCATTTAACAGGCCCTTGTGAAATTGTGGAATTAGGAAGTGGGAGTTCTACAAAAACCCGAATTTTATTAGACGCTTATCAAGAGTTAGGTCATCCACTTCATTATTTACCCATTGATATTAGTGGGGGAATTTTAGAACAAAGTGCCTATTCTCTGCTTGAAGATTACCCGACGCTTCATATTCACGGAATTGTTAGCACCTATGAAACCGCTTTAAAACATTTGAATGCTTCGCCTTTACCTGCTCGAATGATTGGCTTTATTGGGAGTACATTAGGCAATTTAAAACCGGATGAATGCCATATTTTCTTTTCCCATATTGTTGAAGCTTTACAACCTGGGGATTATTTTTTATTGGGGGCTGATTTACACAAACCTAAATCAATTTTAGAACCTGCTTATGATGATAGTCAAGGAATTACGGCACAATTTAACTTAAATATGTTGCGACATTTAAACCATTTGTTTGAAGGAGATTTTAATTTACAGCAATTTGAACATTTAGCCTTTTATAATGAAACAGATCATAAAATTGAAATGCACTTAAAAAGTTTGCGATCGCAAACTGTTGAACTCAAAAAACTCAATTTAACGCTGGAATTTACCGCAGGAGAAACGATTCATACCGAAATCTCTCGCAAATTTGAGATCCAACAAATTCAACAGGAATTGCTAGATTTTGGGTTAGTTTCCTTACACACTTGGACAGATGAAAATCAATGGTTGGGTTTGATGTTGTGTCAATTACAAGCTGATAGTTGA
- a CDS encoding Uma2 family endonuclease: MIAEPQYPQKMTAEAYLEWEATQEFRHEYVDGKILAMTGGSIPHNDIALNLYTALRPHLRQKGCRVNVSDVKVQTNQNSRYFYPDLVITCDPEDLKSRKFIQNPKVIVEVLSPSTASYDCTKKLKYYRQISSLQEYVLIDSESMSVGVYHRGEGKMWYYYGYEKGDAIALQSIEFECPMELLYEGISFDPE; this comes from the coding sequence ATGATTGCTGAACCCCAATATCCCCAAAAAATGACGGCGGAAGCATACCTAGAATGGGAAGCAACACAGGAATTTCGTCATGAATATGTTGATGGCAAAATTTTGGCGATGACCGGGGGTAGTATTCCTCATAATGATATTGCTCTCAACTTATATACTGCACTTAGACCTCATTTGCGTCAAAAAGGCTGTCGAGTTAATGTTTCTGATGTGAAAGTTCAGACTAATCAAAATAGTCGTTATTTTTATCCAGATTTAGTTATAACTTGTGATCCTGAAGACTTAAAATCTCGTAAGTTTATTCAAAACCCTAAAGTTATTGTTGAGGTTCTTTCTCCCAGTACGGCTAGTTATGATTGTACAAAAAAACTCAAATATTATCGCCAAATTTCGAGTTTACAAGAATATGTGTTAATTGATTCAGAATCTATGTCTGTTGGAGTTTATCATCGAGGAGAAGGGAAAATGTGGTATTATTATGGGTATGAAAAAGGGGATGCGATCGCATTACAAAGCATAGAGTTTGAGTGTCCAATGGAACTTCTATATGAAGGAATTAGTTTTGATCCAGAATAA
- a CDS encoding response regulator, whose translation MKILLIEDDPIFASMLVQSLTNQRYIVDQTEDGQMGWEYAQSTTYNLIVIDVGLPKLDGITLCQKLRNQKSTTPILLITAKDGTSDRIRGLDAGADDYLIKPIDIAEFQARVRVLLQATPSSKVNVLVVDDDPLFLATLRPVLEPWGIRMTGLCDPLKFWEVLKSVSPDLLILDVEMFPISGIELCQTVRTDPHWQGLPIVFLTAHCDSKTIQQVFAAGADDYVSKPVMGPELLTRITNRLERTRLLQNFSTKDPITGVANYPQSSRKLEQQIQNCKQLGQPFCLGVLTFSQLDQINIQYGHLIGYQVLQQWGRLFQEIFVGIEIIGYWGNGEFVVGMPGLTQAEAHDHLSDVLISLRQQVFTTLEGQRFQAICEVKIAEFPTQGKTLQQLYQKVHQDNG comes from the coding sequence ATGAAAATTTTGTTGATCGAAGATGATCCGATTTTTGCCTCAATGTTGGTACAATCTTTAACCAACCAGCGTTACATTGTCGATCAAACTGAAGATGGTCAAATGGGCTGGGAATATGCCCAAAGTACCACTTATAACTTAATTGTCATTGATGTAGGATTACCGAAATTAGACGGCATTACGCTGTGTCAAAAGTTACGCAACCAAAAGAGTACCACACCGATTTTATTGATTACGGCTAAAGATGGAACCAGCGATCGCATCCGAGGTTTAGATGCAGGAGCGGATGATTATTTGATTAAACCCATTGATATTGCTGAATTTCAAGCTAGAGTTCGGGTACTATTACAGGCCACTCCTAGCTCCAAAGTCAACGTTTTGGTCGTGGATGATGACCCGTTATTTTTAGCCACCTTGCGCCCCGTTTTAGAACCTTGGGGCATCAGAATGACGGGACTTTGTGACCCTCTAAAATTTTGGGAGGTTTTAAAATCCGTATCACCCGATTTATTAATTTTAGATGTAGAAATGTTCCCCATTAGTGGCATAGAACTCTGTCAAACTGTTCGGACTGATCCCCATTGGCAAGGTTTACCTATTGTGTTTTTGACCGCCCATTGTGATAGTAAAACCATTCAACAAGTGTTTGCAGCCGGGGCAGATGATTATGTTAGTAAACCTGTCATGGGGCCAGAACTATTAACCCGAATTACCAACCGTTTAGAACGCACTCGGTTATTACAAAATTTCTCCACTAAAGATCCGATCACAGGGGTGGCAAATTATCCTCAGTCTAGTCGAAAATTAGAACAGCAAATCCAGAACTGTAAACAATTAGGACAACCGTTTTGTTTGGGAGTATTAACTTTTAGTCAACTTGATCAGATTAATATTCAATATGGGCATTTAATTGGTTATCAAGTTTTGCAACAGTGGGGACGTTTATTTCAAGAAATTTTTGTTGGGATTGAAATTATAGGATATTGGGGAAATGGGGAATTTGTGGTGGGAATGCCGGGGTTAACTCAAGCAGAAGCTCACGATCACCTTTCTGATGTTTTAATTTCTCTCCGACAACAGGTTTTTACCACTCTGGAAGGGCAAAGATTTCAGGCTATTTGTGAGGTAAAAATTGCCGAATTTCCTACCCAGGGAAAAACATTACAACAGTTATATCAAAAGGTTCATCAGGATAATGGATAG
- a CDS encoding LCP family protein → MTSPFPSRRKPKILQLLLFSFIVLLIASTSATLGAITALLAPEKFDFTEPESNILDGLWRHRFKYSLFRPVNILILGIDGNPNTSQSSQDLFKGRSDTVLLVRFEPKDKSVNLLSIPRDTQVQIPGYGTGKINEANYWGGPKLAKQVIQNTLNKVEVNRYVRVSSGAFRELVDFLGGVEVYIPQPMSYQDNTQKLKINLASGWQTINGEQADQFVRFRGDGYGDLGRVQRQQALMEAILARLKDPTVLPRVPEIIRIMQKYIDTNLSFEEILTLVNFGLNIEPQDFKMVMLPGRSSSEIDSNSSYWFIDERGRDRVMYQYFRLDSIGYTLNKAYEHSAYQTLSKELKIAIQNASSNPNSAEKMLNFLADQGFNQVYLAPNNSNQQMKTQIIVQGGDLGVAKLMQKNLGLGELKSSSTGEIGSDLTIRVGEDWSK, encoded by the coding sequence ATGACTTCTCCCTTCCCTTCCCGTCGAAAACCCAAAATTCTGCAATTATTACTGTTTAGTTTTATTGTCTTATTAATAGCCAGTACATCAGCAACTTTAGGCGCGATAACAGCCCTATTAGCCCCAGAAAAATTTGATTTTACTGAGCCGGAATCGAATATTTTAGATGGACTCTGGCGACATCGGTTTAAATATAGTTTATTTCGTCCCGTTAATATTTTAATTTTAGGAATAGATGGCAATCCTAACACATCTCAATCTTCCCAGGATTTATTTAAAGGTCGGAGTGATACGGTGTTATTAGTCCGTTTTGAACCCAAAGATAAATCGGTGAATCTGTTATCAATACCGCGTGATACTCAAGTGCAAATTCCGGGTTATGGAACCGGAAAAATTAATGAAGCCAATTATTGGGGTGGCCCTAAATTAGCAAAACAGGTAATTCAAAATACCTTAAACAAAGTTGAAGTTAACCGTTATGTTCGCGTTAGTAGCGGTGCATTTCGAGAATTAGTCGATTTTTTAGGAGGAGTAGAAGTTTATATTCCTCAACCCATGTCCTATCAAGATAATACTCAAAAATTAAAAATTAATTTGGCTTCCGGTTGGCAAACGATTAATGGGGAACAAGCGGATCAATTTGTTCGATTTCGGGGTGATGGTTATGGAGATTTAGGTCGAGTTCAGCGTCAACAAGCTTTAATGGAAGCGATTTTAGCCCGACTTAAAGATCCTACAGTTTTGCCTCGTGTCCCTGAAATTATTCGGATTATGCAAAAATATATTGATACTAATTTGAGTTTTGAAGAAATTTTAACCTTAGTTAATTTTGGTTTAAATATTGAACCCCAGGATTTTAAAATGGTGATGTTACCCGGTCGTTCTAGTTCTGAAATTGACAGTAATAGTAGTTATTGGTTTATTGATGAACGGGGACGCGATCGCGTCATGTATCAATATTTTCGTTTAGATTCAATTGGATACACGTTAAATAAAGCCTACGAACATTCTGCTTATCAAACATTATCTAAAGAGTTAAAAATTGCTATTCAAAATGCTTCTAGTAACCCCAATAGTGCAGAGAAAATGCTCAATTTTTTAGCCGATCAAGGATTTAATCAAGTTTATTTAGCACCTAATAACTCCAATCAACAGATGAAAACCCAAATTATTGTTCAAGGGGGAGATTTAGGCGTGGCTAAACTAATGCAAAAAAACCTAGGTTTAGGAGAGCTTAAATCCTCCTCAACGGGGGAAATTGGATCGGATTTAACTATTCGAGTCGGAGAAGATTGGAGCAAGTAA
- a CDS encoding CorA family divalent cation transporter, with protein MKLPATWNLPTTISDRFGQKSFGKQRAMIADDHLLLVLHKAPKPGERHREGVLFWRRPDGRWECSKGGVGFQQLTNHLKEYQAAEEDLNQFYNTAKTAEDYFTLLEGITPLQLAIENLHATLQTAREAIPQDRDILDLRDWAYEIERTLDILYINTKNALDFKIAKETEAAAKAGNRLNTLAAVFFPLTAISCVFGMNLKSGFESQSPIMFWLIFLAGIWLGLVVRQWVFTGTFSQLSFNKLAMDLKQGLKE; from the coding sequence ATGAAATTACCTGCAACTTGGAATCTTCCAACAACAATTAGCGATCGCTTTGGTCAAAAAAGTTTTGGCAAACAACGGGCGATGATAGCGGATGATCATCTATTATTAGTATTACACAAAGCCCCCAAACCGGGAGAACGTCACCGAGAAGGGGTATTATTTTGGCGCAGACCTGATGGTCGTTGGGAATGTAGTAAAGGCGGTGTGGGGTTTCAACAATTAACTAATCATCTTAAAGAGTATCAAGCCGCCGAAGAAGACTTAAATCAATTTTATAATACTGCTAAAACCGCAGAGGATTATTTTACCCTATTAGAAGGGATTACCCCGTTACAGTTAGCAATAGAAAACTTACACGCTACGTTACAAACAGCCAGAGAAGCTATTCCTCAAGATCGAGATATTCTGGATTTAAGAGATTGGGCTTATGAAATTGAACGCACGTTAGATATTCTTTATATTAACACAAAAAATGCCCTAGATTTTAAAATTGCTAAAGAAACAGAAGCCGCTGCTAAAGCCGGAAATCGTCTCAACACTTTAGCTGCGGTTTTCTTTCCTCTGACGGCTATTTCCTGTGTATTTGGGATGAACTTAAAAAGTGGGTTTGAATCTCAATCTCCTATCATGTTTTGGCTGATTTTCTTAGCCGGAATTTGGTTGGGGTTAGTTGTTAGACAATGGGTTTTTACGGGAACCTTTTCTCAATTAAGCTTTAATAAATTAGCAATGGATTTAAAACAAGGGTTGAAAGAATAG